The following nucleotide sequence is from Diospyros lotus cultivar Yz01 chromosome 3, ASM1463336v1, whole genome shotgun sequence.
CGTtgccggagctcaacgtggacgtagcccttttttagggtgaaccacggtaaatctctcTGTGTTATTTACTTTCCATCGTTTTGTTTGCTGGTTGTGATTTACTTTTCCGATTGTCTCTGTTGTTGGGTCTAAAGGCTTACAGTGATatcaatgtgtgtgtgtgtgcgcgatTTGCAATTCTATTTGtgcaacaagtggtatcagagccatttctTTGATACGCACAGTTTAGGTCTTTTAGTCCTCTCAAAGTCTATGTGATCAAATCTAGGGTTATTCTTCGCACTGTTGGTTCTGTCTGAATCTCTAGGTTTTTTTCTGAAGAGTCACAGTCAATGGGTGTTTTCTATGTGTCTCTGTCAGTGTCTAGGGTTTTCTTAGAATACCTTCGTGCAAAGCGAAGATGACAACAACTCGATTTGAAATCGAAACATTTTATGGAAAGGGAGATCTCGGTAGTTGAAAAAAGAATATGAGAGTGttactctctcatcacaaagtgcttattgcACTAGAACCAGATCATCGAAAATGGTCCGATGAGCAAACAAGCTAGGACTAATAAGATAAGGGAGGAGGCATTCAACTTGATATTCCTCTATTTGGGGGATACTGTGATCAGGAAGGTAGACGATACGACTAACCCCCTTGATTTATGGAATAGACTTGAATCTctttatgttgttgtttttgctcctaacttagtttatttgaaaGGTATGTCGTTCAATTTTGAAATGAATGCATCGAAATCTATGGATGACAATATAGATGAATTTATTAAACTTACATTGATGTTAAGAGAGACTGATCAAGCCCTAGGTGACACTAGTGAGgcaatgatattattaaattcattaCCTGATGATTATAATATAGTTAAGCATGCTTTACAATACACTAGTATTGTGCTTACTTTAGAACTTGTAATCTCTGGAATTAAGGCTAGGGAGttaaaattacacatttttaaAAGACCTGGTAACAATCTGTTTGTTAAGGGAAAGTTTGAAAAGGGGCAAAATAGTTTCAACAATAATCAGAATGGGGGTTCAGGACCTAAGGGTAAACAAAATGGAAATACAGGAAAACAAAAGCAATCTAAATGGAAATACTACCACCGTGGGAAAGAGAGtcacattaaaaaatactattatgattttatcaaaaaatagaaacagaGAGGGAATGTGACAGTAGCTGCCAGTAGCTCAAATATCAAATACCTTAGCTGAAGTTTTAAATGTATCTTGTTCTTCAACTGCTAATGAATGGATAATGGATTCAGGATGCTCTTTTCACATGTGTCCAAATATAGaatggtttcaaaactttagcACTAAAGAGATTGGTATTGTTTATATGGGAAATAATCATTCACGTAGTATTAAAGGCATAGGTGACATCTCTCTGAAATTAcatgataataaaattagaatgttGACTAATGTGAGATATGTACCTGGCTTAAaacgaaatttaatttctcttggTACCTTAGATGAATTAGGGTTTTCCTATAAagctaaaaatgattttttgcaTGTGTTAAAAAATGATGACCTTATTTTCTCTAGTACAAAGAAACATGGTTTATATGTATTGAATGGTTATTGTCATATTCCATCTGCATGCATAGCTAAATCTGATAGAACAGATCTttggcacttgagacttggccatatgagccaGAAAGGGCTACAGGCACTATCCAACCAGGGGTACCTTGGTCCAGTGTCTGCAGACTCCTTAGACTTCTGTGAACCATGTACcctaggcaagcaacacaggttGAGCTTCCCAAAGGGAACTCACTTGGCGAAGACATGCCTAGAGTACTTGCATGCAAACCTTTGGGATCCCTCCCAAATCCCCTCTCACGGTGGTAACAAGTATTTTTTgtctattattgatgatttcactaAAAAGGTTTGGATATTTCTAATGAAAACTAAGGATCAAACCCTAGAAAAATTTAGGTCATGGAAAACCTTAGATGAAAATCAAACCGATAGGAAGATTAAAATACTAAGAACAGACAATGAACTGGAGTTTTATAATAGGGAGTTTGATGAACTATGTAAAACCCATGGCATACTTAGGCATAGAACAGCAAGGaacacccctcaacaaaatagaGTTACTGAGAGGATGAACAAAACCCTATTAGAAAAGGTTAGGTACCTTTTATTTACTGCTGGAATGCCTAAAACTTTTTGGGAAGAAGCTCTAACTACTGCAGCTCACCTAGTAAATAGGAGCCCTTcaacaataacaaatcttaGGTGCCTTGAGGAAAGCTGGACTAAGAGAAAAATGAACTTAAACTATTTGAGAGTTTTTTTGGTGTGAAGCTTATGCTCACCaatcaaaaggaaaattagATCCCAAGGCcattaaatgtgtttttgtAGGATATCAAGAGGGAACCAAGGGTTATAGGTTATGGGACAAAAATTCAAGTGgagttaaaatcattataagTAGAGATGGAATAGTCAATGAATCAGTTCTCCCATGCAAGCTTTATAACATTGAAGATGATCCCAAACCTAGCAGCCCTAATGACTTTGTAATAGGAGGAAGTActcaaattgaggtggagcaatAGAATCCGCCTGTTGCTTCTACCTCTCAAGACCCCAGCACTCAAGTTGAGTCCCCAACTCAAGATGAAACCTCTTATCAGAACAATGATCATGAGGTTCAACCTGATGACCCTAAGGTTGAGGAGTATGACACTCCTCAACAAGACCTCAGCAATTATCAACTGACCCGAGACTGAGTCAGGAGGTCTATCAGACCTCCTGTTAGATATGCATACTCAGACTTGGTGTTTTGTGCCATAGTGGCAGGAATGAAAatgaggagcagtgagcctACCTGTTACGAAGAGGCTGTCAGCTCCCATGACAGCACTAAGTGGAAACAGGCAATGGATGATGAAATGGCCTCTTTAAAGGTTAATGAGACTTGGAAATTGGTTCCAAGGCCTGATAAGCAAAAGTTGATTAAGTGTAAGTGGTTGTTCAAGCTTAAAGAAGGTATGTCTCCATCTAATCCCTTAAGATTTAAAGCAAGACTTGTAGCAAAAGGTTTCGCACAGAGGGAAGGAATAGACTACACTAAAATTTTTTCATCTAtagttaaattcaaaactaTACGCATGATGCTTGCTATTGTAGTGCATTTTGACTTAGAACTTGAACAATTGGATGTCAAAACTGCATTTTTACATTGTGACATTGTGAAATCATTTACATGGAATAACCTGCTGGATATATTGACATTCATCACCCTGAATATGTCTGCTTGcttaaaaaatcattgtatggattaaaacaatctcctagacaatggtacaaaaagtttgataattttgctaCTGAGATTGGCTTTAATcaaagtaaatataatagttatttttacTATATTCTATCTGATATCCCAGCTTATCTCCttttgtatgttgatgatatcttgataattagcaagtctaagtcaaaAATATGTGAATTAAAATCTCTGTTAAAtactaattttgatatgaaagacttacaACCTGCTAAGAAAATCTTGGGGATGATagtagaaagaaatagaagtaAAAACAGTCTGAAAATATACCAGCATGACTACTTGCTTAAGACTGTACAAAAATTTGGCATGGTTGAGTGTAAATCTGTTAGTGTTCCCTTAGCTGCACATTTTATCTTGTCTAAAACTCAGTGTCCATCATCTGAATCAGAAACTCTTAAAATGGAAAACATACCATATGCCAATGTGATTGGAACTATAATGTACTCAATGATAAGTACTAAGTTAGATCTTGCATATTCTATATCTCTACTCAGTAGGTTTATGTCTAACCTTGAGAAAGTACATTGGGAAGCCTTAAAACATGtgctaaaatatattaatggttCTTTAAATGTCgatttaaattttgagaaaagagGTGATACACTTGACCTAGTGGGATTTGTAGACTCAGATTTTGCGGGGGATAGAAACTCTCGTAAGTCCACCACAACATTCTTCTTCACCTTAGGTGGCAACTGCATCAGTTGGAAGTCATAGCTACAGCCTTTGGTTGCTCTGTTCTCCAGTGAGGCAAAATATGTGGTTGTTACCGATGCCTTCAAGGAAGCCATTTGGCTTCAAGGTCTCTTACGGGAAATCCATCTACTACAAGGTAAGGTCAAGGTATTTTCTGACAGCCAGAGTGTTATCCACTTATGTAAAAATCTTGTTTATCATGAAAGAACTAAACATGTGGATGTGAAGTATCATTTTGTGAGGGATTAGGTAAGTGGTGGAGTTGTTTCAATACAAAAAGTGCCAACTGAAGAGAATCCAGCCGACATGGGAACTAAGGTAGTGACTGCAGCCAAGTTCAAGCACTACTTGGGCTTGCTGCATGTCGAAGTTGGTTAATCCAAACCAACCCGAGCAATGAAGATGAGGATTGAAGCTTGCTGCACTTATTTGGGTATTTTTCACTTGTATCGTtaatgcttcaaggtggagattatTGATAGTGAAGCATGTAACACACCATTTTAATAATGAAGCTGGGCAGGAGGGTCAGCTGCAaccgctgccacgtggcagcggaGGGCAGCTCGGCAATCGCCCGGCTGTCCTTCTCTCGATCGTGCCAAACATCTGCTGATTATTCCTGTCCTTTAGGCATGCAATCTGGATCGTCAATGCTACCTTTATCTGTTGCAATCCCAACCATCCTTTTGCATCGTGCGATCCTTATTTAATGCACTATGCATCGAGATATGTGATAGACATTGAGAGAGAGTGAAAAGAGATGCAAGGGTCCGAGGGTTTTCTCATTTTCGGTTGTTTCATACTCTCTGACtcctttgtgttcttctttCTGGTTCAATAGGGTAAGGCTCTGATCTTTcttttatgtggttttgagacAATTTTGTTAGTAAATCAATCTGTGTAAATAGAGTGGTTGCGAGGCTTGTTTGCTATAAGTATTATAAACCCTATTTTACTCCGATGGTGCAGTGAGTTCTCAATTGTCGGAGCTCGACGTGGACGTAACCCTTTTttagggtgaaccacggtaaatctctcTGTGTTATTTACTTTCTATCGTTTTGTTTGTTGGTTGTGATTTACTTTTCCGATTGTGTCACTATTGTTGGGTCTAAAAGCTTACAGTGATATCaaagtgtgtgtgtgcgcgcgaaTTGCAATTCTGTTTGCACAACAGTTCTGCTCCTAAAATCTATCATACAATATTTTTCTTGGCCTGCGCCCATATAGCTATGAATGCTCTGGATGCTATTTTGCAATTCAAATTCTAACCAGAGTTAAGCTTATATTCTTACATAATTCCTGAATATTGATCAACCAACTacagttttcttttctttgtttttttcttctatttcagAATTAAGAAAACCCTAGTTGACCATAAGAAAAAGCAAGAATATTTTTGTAACTGGCAAAAACCTACGGGAGGTATAACCAAATGAAGAGAGATTATAAACGTAAATATCAAAAGCAGATTGGCTCAGAAACAGtgtataaaacaaaaagaactcACATGATTTGACACGAAAATTTGAACTGGCCCGGCTTCAGCGAAAAATCCCATCTGCAGCGATAACAAGCTTTACACAGCCGGAAAACACGAAATCTATACAATACAAAAGACAGTTCAAATTAAATCAAGCTGGAAAATATGAAACTTACCTTATTGACCATGGTAACTACAGCTTCCAAAATCTCGCCTTTGAAGGGCCGGAAAACAACGCATTGGTACTTCACCGGGAAGGTCACGAACCCAGTACCGTCCCGAATCAGCCCCTTCCCGACGTTCTCAATGCCGGTTATCGCCACCACGAACCCGTGCCGACCACTTGAAGGGGTCCGAACGAAGAATTGATCCAATACTTTCAAATAAATTACAGagaaaaaaccctaatttcGACAAACCATGAAATCTAAGTGAGAACAGAAACTCTACCTGCAGGTGCCTTCAACGTCTTTCATGAGCTTGGAGACTAGCTTCTCTCGGAGGTCGCGACCGAAGTGGCGAGGGTGGAGCTGCATGTTCCGCTCCAATACGATGTGAAAAAACATGGTCTTctgagggagagggagagggagttGATTCTGAAGTTAGCTTTACTGAGTCGGGCTTTTAAAGGGAGAGTGGAGACCAAGGCCCATTGGGGGCAGTTGCCCCCACTGggttagaatttttaaaaaaaatatatttattttttacaatggtttataactgaaaataaaaaatatatatatattataatttactactataaataaaaaaaaataagtttcgaataaaataagtatataatgGCTGAGTAGTAACCatcacaataattttaaaatttacttataattttattttttataatgatgatgcaaataaagcaaagtattgaagaaaattgtcaaacaaagaaaacaaggatagaggaaatttatattgaaaaaaataaacaagttaATAATGTAAGTATTGAACAAATTGATGTTGCACAACTTCCTATAGATCTCGAGCTAAGAACTCCAATAATGaattacaatattaattttcgaaatcaaattagaagacTCTACTTGTAAAGAGATCTGCATCAATCTCAAAATCAAGACgatttattaatgaatttagtGATTGGTTGGAATACAGTATaagtaaaaattttacattttgtttatgctattatctttttaaaacaaataatgagaaacAAGAAGGCAATgatttttttgtgaaataagggttcagtaatttaaaaaaaaagaagataaatttcAAGTTTATGTTGGAGATGTCAATAGTACacacaattaaatttgaaacaaTTGTGAGACCTTAATGAATAAATAGCAGAATATTGAGACAGTTTTATTCAGACAATTATAACAAATACGGTATGATTATCAAATTCATCtgaatgcatcaattgattATGTTCGACTCCTTCTACGACAATAACTAACCTTTCGTGGTCATAACAAGgttgaaattttaaatgatcAAGATAACTTTCTTAACCAATTACAATTTATAGTATAAAAAGTTGTAAAGAACAATtgtaaaaagtttttatattttaataataataataatattattattattattatattttttgtatttaagttcaCCCCATTTAATCAAAATCTTGACTACGCCCCTGGTTTCGGCCtttacttttacattttttgtttatataattaaaaatatatttttaaggcatcatttttttaatacacAAGTCaggtaaaaatatcaaaaataggTTGTGTTGTACTCTAAGGTACAAAAACAACTTGGAGATGTCATTTtaatgtttttgattttttttttttgaaaattgaaaaaatgtttcaaaacatttttttgactatttttataatttacgaAATGTTGTATGGTTGTTTTGGCATGAATCGCATTTTCGGTGACGAAAGGCAACTAAGAGGGAGAATGTAGTAGCAATCGATAGAAAGAGATGAGGCAGCAACAAGAGGGTTAGCGGTGAAAGGCGAGGTAACGACAAGAATGTCTATGGTGAGAGACAAGGCAGTCGCAAGAGGATTTGTTGTGAGAAACGAAGCGATAGCAATAGAAAGAAAAGTATAGCGGTGTGCAACTGTGTGGAGATGGAGGATACAATGGCGGTTGGTGTGCAAGATGGTGAGACTTGAGGCAACAACAAAAGGGTCAGTGACGGAAAAGATGAGACGAGATGGCAATGATTgttagagaaaaaaaaggaacatgCAACCAAGCCCcaatgaaagagaaaagagacgatagagagaaataaaaaaaaggtcttttgaagaaatagaaatatGATGATATCTATgtatttatgttaaataatatattttacttattttaattttaattattaaatttaatttatttattgttataatgCTAACACTAGCATGTGTtcgttattgatttacttttaaattacttacagtaataatatcattaagtagcgtttttcattttttatagaaaaagatattgattattgtttatgtttatgtgaattattttttataatttttcaagaatctGAAAACTTGTACCAAATGCCCCCCTAAAAGGAATTagcttagaaaatgaattattcttaaaaactaaagatagaaaaatagaaatggaaCTAATTGAGAACACCAAGCTTAGCTGATTGCGCACGAATTCATTACTTTACCAGCAAGTAAAAACTACGAACTACCACTACACATGCACATTATAATGATTCTCTCCACCAAGCATGTAAAGCTAGAGGAGGATCAATGTAGTACGTCGGAGGACTGGCGTCTGAACCCGCTGGAGGTGACGGAGGTTCCTACTATGGACTCGGCGGCGGCGCTCCTCCTTTCGGAGGCGATGAGGTACTGAAACATGGGGGTGGCGGGTGTTCATGACGTGGTAGTGGCCGGTGCTTGTGAGTGGCTGGTTTGTGGCGCCGGCTGCGGTGGTGGtaatggtgatgatgatgatgatgatggtggtaGGGATGACAGTTTGGCCCCCGCTTAAGAGGGATTAAGGGTACTCCAACAACTGGCGGTGGATAGCCACCGCCATATTGGCCTCCGGCTTCTCCGGCGGAAGAGGTGGTGGCGGCGCCAGGCGCTGCAACGACGAccagccagaaaataaccaaaattcaaaTCGTGCTGCAACCTCATGAGGCTTGAAACAATGATATTACATCAGGTATAGGATAAGTGTAAACGGTGAAGGTTTATACAGGGAGAGGAATTAATTTGGTTGTTCGATCCTCATTATATCAAATGCATTCTCCAAATCCGGTGTTCGGTTCGTCGGAAAATTTGGCAATTAACCACCGAATGCTGAGCCCACTTTCGCACACGCTAAACTTTCTACGTACGTCCGAATGAACAGAATTGTTAGAAGAACACTACTATTGAACCAAGCATTAGAAGATCTGAGAGCAAGAAATGAACTTTAATGGAAGGTCATTGATTAATTAGCCCAGAGAGAGGTTGTGTGGTCATTATCACATTAATTCCCtatgcatatacatatgtatatattagtaattttttttctttgataatgttttttagTGATATTGATGGACTGAATTTGTGAGGAGAGTGGACAAATAAGTTCATTCCATCCCACTCCTATTAACACaattagaaagaaagaataccCACTGATGAGTTGGTGTTAATTTAGAGATGGAATGAATTTTTTGCTCATCCTCTTCACTATAAGTAGGCCGTCAAGTAAGACAAAAAGCATTATCTTAGGGCAAATTTTAATTAACTATATTCTTGTAGttatattattatcaattatcaaaatatagtTATATTATCAATTGTCAATTCTTTTCAACAAATAGCTAATGATCCTTTTCTTggttattatctttatttaaaaattcaataaaattttttatttaaatagctctaatattgaattaataattcaaatattgtcgAGATAtgtaatatcaaaaattaaatactaaattaataattcaaatccTTATATCTAATATTctgttcaaataaattaataaaactaaactttacgataaaaaaatattctaaatatatatgaaattaaaaaaaaaattcaagtcaTCTTCTCTTTTCCCATTAAAGTACTTGGATCACTTGTTGACATGTTTAAATATGTCTCATTAAATAATGAATTAACTAGTGATAtctcaaaaacattttttttatacatatgaTTTAGTATATGATATGCATTTACTGTTTACATCCAATTATGATAAATGAGATAGTAATTATCGTTTATTGTTTATCACACAAATCTACATCATTTGGTTTAGTTCAAAATAGAATGTTAACTACCCTATCGATAACACGATGTCTCATTCGTATATAGTAGCGGAGCCATATATGGTCAAGGGTGGGCCATTCCTTatcctaaatttttaaatttttttagttagttaaaaattaattattttaaaaaaattaaaaataatagacaaaaatcacaaattttgttgaaatttgagattgattgggagaaaattttgaaaagagaAAGTGTGGCCAAttaaagaaattgagaaaaactaAAGCGGTGGATGAACATAAAGCAAGAGAATAACAATGAGGCAAGAGGAGGATTGGAATTGGAAGCAACAAGTCAAGCCCCACACAAGGCTAATTCATTACAATTGAAGACGATGCTAGGAAGCCAGTAATAAGTGTTGCATGCAAAGATTGATCCTATCAATCTAACGTAAAGCATAAGGCGACAAGCGTGCCTTGTGCAAGCGAGGCTTGAGCAGAAGGATTCGATTCCAGATATTCAAAAGTCTTTAGTTTCTACCTCTCTCACTTTTTTGGTCTTTCATCATTCTCTTTTTCCGTCACCGATCAAGTAAAATTGGTCATCAAATGCTAGTCAATGATAATGTTTTCTCTTTATTCAacatctctttttttattttggatgttttgaagAGATTTAAGATTAAATGTTAAGGTTTTTTTAAAGGATTTAAGGGCTTaaggttgtttttttttttttaagaagaaTTGAGGGACTGAATTttggaactttttttttttgaaggatTTCGGAATTGAATTTTGGGACTATTTTGAAAGGCTTTATAGActaattttttaggatttttttgaaGTATTTAAGGACTAATGTGTGTACTGACAAGAATTTTAAAGGGTTATAAGGTCTTAGTGATCTTGCACAGATATTGGTAGTGATGACGAAAAATGATGTATATCCATTAATTTACAAATTTGTGATActaacattaattattaatgttgTTACTGCTATGATTGAAAGAgtattttttgttacaaaatttgTCAAGATCCAATTGCgcaataaaattaaagataaaaaattaaatgacagtttagttgtatatattgaaaaaaatatatttaatgaaattattaataatgtcattatgctataacatcaaaatatgaaaatacattAAGAACAATTgtagtaatttattaatatatttttgtagtattatattattttaaattttcttttattatttaatttttgcctaCCCAGGTAAAAACTTCTTATTTTGTCgtatatttatcaatttagaaatTGACAATGATATAGCTTCATATATACGCATGTATGTCATAAAATTGAGTTTAACTAAATATAAAGCTTATATTTgcataaattttaagaatatagtGCAATTTATGCCTCTAAATATATTTTCCAAAGTTTTAGtgtaatttgaacaaaattagaGGTCATATGCACAATAAACTGAAAATAGGGGATTTATGTGCAATAACCCAGGGCTAGGGGATTTATATGCAATAACCCAGAGCTTTTGAGGTAGAAGTGTCACCTCTTAAAAGTTTAGATTTTTACTCAATTTGTGTCTGCATCCCGTCTACTTCGTTCAACCTTCTTGCCATAGGCTAGCCTCCAATCAATTCTAGCCACTTGTCATTATCGTTTGTTATCTCCCTTTGAAGCCTCACCATTGATTGCCATTATCGAGTGACCACTAACCATTCTGTTGCTAGAATCAACTGTTATTGATACCAAATCGTCAAGAATCATCACTTATTGTCGAAGACCAATCGTTGGACTGATCTCTCTAGCAGCCTAAACCTTcgatttttacttcttttcttttcctctttggATCCCTTCTTATTCTTGTTGGTCacaaaactaaaagaaaagCAACCTTTTATTGTTGATTCTTAAGAACCCAACAATGCAACTATCAAGTCATCAAACACCTCTGTTGTGGTTGGTCGAGTGTGATTTTGTGCACCCCATTTAACGTAGGGTAACTTAACCCCCATTAGTTTGGGGGTTAAAAAAGTCATTTTACGATCTCTCCCCCCATCTAACCcatccaatctctctctctctctctattctcttcTTTTCGCCTTCctccttcttttctctctcaatttccattGCTCTCACTACTGCACATTGCTTTGTTACCTTACCATTACATCCTCACCACCTTGTGTCGCCTCGCTGCTATATCCTTGCCCACTGTTGCTGCATCCTTCCTCTCAGAAGCAGTCAACGAGACAAGGTGAGACGACAATGAAAGGGttgctggagaagaagaaatgagagaaaatatgaGAGAGAATAAGAAATGAGGGTTGTGTGCAACAGAAACTGGCGTGGCAGCGAGATGAGAGGATAAAGGAGGCGGCGACGTTAGGTGAGGTGGCGAGAAGTGAGGCAGTGAGGCTAGGCGGCGACAACTATGGTGAGGTGACAATGAGGGACAATTTGTTAAAAAAGAAGAATGtgagagaggagaagagagaaagtggGGTGGGTTTCTCCTCTCCTAGGGGAGAGTAAAACTAACATGGGATAACTTTACCCTCGTTAAATGGGTGCACAAAATCTTACTCTGGTTAGTCATTGCTTGACACTGCTTGTAGCCGCTTGGTCACTTCTATCAATAAATTGGGTTGTCATTTCACCGTTTTTCTCAATAtgattttctttgtatttttttcataactgtaattgaaaaattctattaaaagtACCATATATATTCTCTTCCATGGATAGCTTGTAAAATGGTTTAATTCAAATTGTAAGACtgagttttctttattattttcaacgcatttttagtttttagttttttaaaacactgaaaagcattctctttattgttttcaaaaatcaaagaattttttttgtaaaagaaacctaaaacaacaaaatggtgttttcagccaaaacgaCTAAAAAATACCCAAAACACAAAAATCACACAGCCTCTCCTAACACAAACTCAtcatctctcttctcttttctctcatttctcctatcttcttttcttttggccATCAATTGCCACCGCCATCACCACCTTCGAGTGCACCCGCCACCTTCTCATTTCTGTTCTCTAAGCCGTCGTGAACTACCATAACAGCCACCAGTAGTTTGCCATTCCTATTGATTGTCATCTCATCGATCCTTCATCTTTTTCCATCTTCAACACCAATCTCTCCATTGCTCTCATATCTCCTCTAACCAACATAGTGCTCAGAAGCATCATAGCCACCCAAAGGAACTGGTCGTGGTGGTTTAAGTAACGActcgctcccacctacgggcactactagtgaataatcaaccagattactcacacatcaaaccaaca
It contains:
- the LOC127798189 gene encoding DNA-directed RNA polymerase II subunit RPB7, with product MFFHIVLERNMQLHPRHFGRDLREKLVSKLMKDVEGTCSGRHGFVVAITGIENVGKGLIRDGTGFVTFPVKYQCVVFRPFKGEILEAVVTMVNKMGFFAEAGPVQIFVSNHLIPDDMEFQSGDMPNYTTSDGSVKIQKDSEVRLKIIGTRVDATEIFCIGTIKDDFLGVISDPGANA